In Desulfofundulus kuznetsovii DSM 6115, the following are encoded in one genomic region:
- a CDS encoding AbrB/MazE/SpoVT family DNA-binding domain-containing protein: MKIAKAYEKSPDKRAYREAKKRQWVLKLNPKGQATIPLEVRRMLGVEGVCRELKLVALEDGFRLLPHKPPPPVQNYIGCCAEELADVSNAAAFVRELRGREPEPTGD; the protein is encoded by the coding sequence ATGAAGATAGCAAAAGCCTACGAAAAGTCTCCGGATAAGCGGGCGTACCGGGAAGCAAAAAAGAGGCAGTGGGTTTTGAAGCTCAACCCTAAAGGGCAGGCAACCATCCCATTGGAAGTGCGCCGGATGCTCGGTGTCGAGGGCGTTTGCCGGGAGTTGAAGCTGGTTGCGCTGGAAGACGGGTTTCGTCTCCTGCCCCACAAGCCGCCGCCTCCCGTTCAGAATTATATAGGTTGCTGCGCCGAGGAACTGGCGGACGTGAGCAACGCCGCAGCATTTGTCCGGGAATTGCGCGGCCGGGAACCCGAGCCAACCGGAGACTGA
- a CDS encoding Uma2 family endonuclease, translating into MKAALAEIAAAGEKKYTCADYCKLPEGAPYQLIGGELVVTPAPGTYHQTVLFNLGLEMGNFVRQGNLGRLLFAPVDVYLGETETYQPDIIFIARERMNIIEPQRINGAPDLVVEILSPVTAYYDLRKKFKVYERCGVKEYWIVDPEEKSVQVFLLKEGRFVPDQEAEQTGEISSRVLSGFTVRLESIFESWPG; encoded by the coding sequence ATGAAGGCGGCACTTGCAGAGATTGCCGCTGCCGGCGAAAAAAAATACACCTGCGCAGACTATTGTAAGCTCCCCGAGGGGGCACCCTACCAGCTCATTGGAGGTGAATTAGTCGTGACGCCTGCCCCGGGGACCTACCACCAGACTGTTTTGTTTAACCTGGGATTGGAAATGGGAAATTTTGTACGGCAGGGAAACCTGGGAAGGTTGCTCTTCGCCCCGGTTGACGTCTACCTCGGCGAAACCGAAACCTACCAGCCGGATATCATCTTTATCGCCCGGGAGAGAATGAATATCATCGAACCGCAGCGGATAAACGGCGCTCCCGACCTGGTGGTGGAAATTCTCTCCCCGGTCACAGCCTATTACGACCTGCGGAAAAAATTCAAGGTTTACGAGCGGTGCGGCGTCAAAGAATACTGGATCGTGGACCCGGAAGAAAAATCAGTACAGGTTTTTCTGCTCAAGGAGGGCCGGTTCGTCCCCGACCAGGAGGCAGAGCAGACAGGCGAAATCTCCTCCCGTGTCCTTTCCGGGTTCACCGTTCGTTTGGAAAGCATCTTCGAAAGTTGGCCAGGTTAA
- a CDS encoding SWIM zinc finger family protein has protein sequence MTGKKSKTEKDNLPRLTESHIRDMADPQSFERGRNYYNDGAIIDPVRQGMELRAECSGSRYQPYRVRVRFSDKGIVEASCTCPRGGFCKHIVALLLAYVHEPESFRELAPLEEMLARLSKEELISLISEMIEREPSLLVLVELSASAAQGHVNAASCRRQAVRALRHEDPLLIEADLRGMLDMAERMAAKEDWLGAGTVCHALLSVLSSEYEDIRFMDEEGDIAVVAGDCAEFLGECLAQGRVDARTRREWLQTLLEAELADIRLGGIDFASGAFDVILEHATEEEWTVLEERIREAMGESNDWKKEMLVRMLVSWREKHGRHEEAGDIIRELGTPEQRMLWLVRDGKPAEAVAIARQHCLDKPGLITRLAGELVEAGAREEAVTLLIELAEGADSHWSYVEWLAEYYRVHGDWEAALKWQRRVFLQNPRVKSFIDLEYISKKLGVWEQVRSEVLHTPEIEKKPHVLLEIALHEGDVARALELLPRVSG, from the coding sequence GTGACTGGAAAAAAGAGCAAAACAGAGAAGGATAATTTGCCGCGACTAACCGAATCCCACATCCGCGACATGGCGGACCCTCAGAGTTTTGAGCGCGGCAGGAACTATTATAATGATGGGGCTATCATAGACCCCGTCCGCCAGGGGATGGAACTGCGCGCGGAATGTAGCGGTTCCCGGTACCAGCCATACAGGGTCAGGGTCAGGTTTAGCGATAAAGGCATTGTGGAAGCTTCCTGCACCTGCCCCCGGGGCGGGTTCTGCAAGCACATCGTGGCCCTGTTGCTTGCCTATGTCCATGAGCCGGAATCATTCCGGGAACTGGCACCTCTGGAGGAAATGCTTGCCCGGCTGAGCAAGGAAGAGCTTATATCTTTAATTAGTGAGATGATTGAACGGGAACCGTCCTTGCTGGTCCTGGTGGAACTGTCGGCGTCCGCGGCCCAGGGGCATGTGAATGCGGCATCGTGCCGCCGGCAGGCGGTACGTGCGCTGCGGCATGAGGACCCGCTCCTTATCGAAGCGGATTTACGGGGAATGCTTGACATGGCCGAACGTATGGCCGCAAAAGAAGACTGGCTCGGCGCGGGTACGGTTTGCCATGCCCTGTTGAGCGTGCTGTCATCCGAATATGAGGATATTCGGTTCATGGACGAGGAGGGGGACATCGCGGTTGTTGCCGGCGATTGCGCCGAATTTTTGGGCGAGTGTCTGGCCCAGGGACGGGTTGACGCCCGCACGCGGCGGGAGTGGCTGCAGACGCTGCTGGAAGCCGAACTGGCCGACATCAGACTGGGCGGTATTGATTTTGCGTCCGGCGCCTTTGACGTCATTCTGGAGCATGCCACCGAAGAGGAATGGACCGTACTCGAGGAACGAATACGTGAGGCCATGGGGGAAAGCAATGACTGGAAGAAGGAAATGCTGGTCAGGATGCTTGTCTCCTGGCGGGAGAAGCACGGCCGGCATGAAGAAGCAGGCGATATCATCCGCGAACTGGGCACCCCGGAACAGCGCATGCTGTGGTTGGTCAGGGACGGAAAACCGGCTGAGGCTGTGGCCATTGCGCGGCAGCATTGCCTGGATAAACCCGGCTTGATTACCAGGCTTGCCGGTGAGCTGGTGGAAGCCGGCGCCCGGGAAGAGGCCGTAACCCTGCTGATCGAACTGGCGGAGGGGGCTGACTCCCACTGGAGCTATGTGGAATGGCTGGCGGAATATTACCGGGTACACGGAGATTGGGAAGCGGCCCTGAAGTGGCAGCGCAGGGTTTTTCTCCAGAACCCACGGGTTAAATCGTTCATAGACCTGGAATACATTAGTAAAAAGCTTGGTGTTTGGGAACAGGTGCGCTCCGAAGTACTGCACACTCCGGAGATTGAGAAAAAACCGCATGTGTTGCTTGAAATCGCCCTGCATGAGGGCGACGTGGCGAGGGCGCTGGAGTTATTGCCCCGGGTTTCCGGTTAG
- a CDS encoding mannose-1-phosphate guanylyltransferase, producing MFYAVIMAGGAGERFWPLSRRDRPKQFLSLVGERTMLQLTFDRLAGLVPPENVLVVTGVNYIETVRHQLPEIPPENIVAEPCGRDTAAAVGLGALHVLRKDPRGIMAVLPADHYIAHVRRFQSVLQAGVSLAAGGQWLVTMGITPTRPDTGYGYICQGELLEYHEDIPVYRVERFTEKPGPEKARQFLAAGCYLWNSGMFIWRADLIYRLIEEHLPALATGLAEIGRAMDRGSCREVLSRVYPGLPKVSIDYGVMEKAPNVLVLPGDFGWDDVGSWPALERYRETEENGNVIEARGVFLETRNSIIHAPGRLVATLGVENLVVVDDGECLLVCRKDRAQELKRLTAALKEAGLEDAL from the coding sequence TTGTTTTATGCCGTAATTATGGCCGGTGGGGCGGGGGAGCGCTTCTGGCCCCTCTCCCGGCGGGATAGACCCAAGCAGTTCCTCTCCCTGGTGGGGGAGCGCACCATGCTGCAGCTGACCTTTGACCGGCTGGCAGGGCTGGTACCGCCGGAGAACGTGCTGGTCGTTACCGGTGTCAATTATATCGAAACCGTACGCCATCAGCTACCGGAGATTCCGCCGGAAAACATTGTGGCCGAACCGTGCGGCCGGGATACGGCTGCTGCCGTGGGTCTGGGAGCCCTCCATGTTTTGCGAAAGGATCCCCGGGGGATAATGGCGGTGCTGCCTGCTGATCACTATATTGCCCATGTGCGGCGGTTTCAGTCGGTGCTGCAGGCGGGAGTATCCCTGGCGGCCGGCGGACAGTGGCTGGTAACCATGGGCATTACCCCCACCCGGCCGGACACGGGATACGGGTACATATGCCAGGGAGAGTTGCTCGAATACCATGAAGACATACCAGTTTACCGGGTGGAAAGGTTCACGGAAAAGCCGGGGCCGGAAAAGGCCCGGCAGTTTCTGGCCGCGGGGTGTTACCTGTGGAACAGCGGGATGTTTATCTGGCGGGCTGATTTAATTTACCGGTTGATTGAGGAACACCTGCCGGCCCTGGCGACCGGACTGGCGGAAATAGGGCGGGCCATGGACCGCGGCTCCTGCCGGGAAGTCTTATCCCGTGTATATCCCGGCCTGCCAAAGGTTTCCATTGATTACGGGGTCATGGAAAAGGCCCCCAACGTGCTGGTCCTGCCGGGTGACTTCGGCTGGGACGACGTGGGTTCCTGGCCGGCCCTGGAGCGGTACCGGGAAACGGAGGAAAACGGCAACGTGATCGAGGCGCGGGGGGTTTTTCTGGAAACCCGCAACAGCATCATCCACGCCCCCGGGAGGCTGGTGGCCACCCTGGGGGTGGAGAACCTGGTAGTGGTGGACGACGGGGAATGCCTGCTGGTGTGCCGCAAGGACCGCGCCCAGGAGCTGAAGCGTCTCACCGCCGCCCTCAAGGAAGCGGGTCTCGAAGATGCTTTATAG
- a CDS encoding Rpn family recombination-promoting nuclease/putative transposase, with protein MTENQIDHDRLFKELLETFFAEFMELFFPEAARSIDLTQIRFLQQEIFTDVTAGDRHKVDILVETRLKGQPGLILVHIEPQSYVQKNFNERMFVYFSRLYEKYRRKILPVAVFGYDRVRDEPNSFGIAFPFLEVLNFRFYKLELKKLDWREYILSDNPVAAALLSKMGFRPEERVRVKLEFLRMLARMKLDPARMELLAVFFETYLKLNREEEEQLYRELGKMDKKEVDAIMQITTSWHEKGRAEGRAEGRAEGRVEGRMEKAREIICKYLSRKFGDKSADLQQKVWRMTDLEALDYILEQLFAASTLEEARVIINNGVGER; from the coding sequence ATGACTGAAAATCAGATCGATCATGACCGCCTGTTTAAAGAATTGCTGGAAACATTTTTCGCCGAATTCATGGAGTTGTTCTTTCCGGAAGCCGCCCGCTCCATAGACCTGACCCAGATCAGGTTTCTACAGCAGGAAATCTTCACCGATGTTACAGCCGGTGACAGGCACAAAGTGGACATTCTGGTGGAAACCAGGCTCAAGGGCCAGCCCGGTTTGATTCTGGTGCACATTGAACCGCAATCGTATGTGCAAAAGAATTTTAACGAGCGGATGTTTGTTTACTTCAGCCGGTTATACGAGAAGTACCGGCGGAAGATATTACCGGTGGCCGTGTTCGGCTACGACCGGGTACGGGATGAACCGAACAGTTTCGGGATTGCCTTCCCCTTCCTGGAGGTCCTGAATTTCCGGTTTTACAAGCTGGAGCTGAAAAAACTTGACTGGCGGGAGTACATACTTAGCGATAATCCGGTAGCAGCGGCGTTGTTGAGCAAAATGGGCTTCAGGCCGGAAGAAAGGGTGCGCGTAAAGCTGGAATTCCTGCGCATGCTGGCCCGGATGAAACTGGACCCGGCGCGGATGGAACTGCTGGCCGTTTTTTTCGAGACCTACCTGAAGCTGAACCGCGAGGAAGAAGAACAACTTTACCGTGAATTGGGCAAAATGGACAAAAAGGAGGTTGACGCCATTATGCAAATAACCACCAGCTGGCATGAAAAAGGCCGTGCGGAAGGCCGCGCGGAAGGCCGTGCCGAAGGCCGTGTGGAAGGGCGTATGGAGAAAGCGCGGGAAATCATTTGTAAATATCTGTCCCGTAAGTTTGGGGATAAGTCGGCCGACTTGCAGCAAAAGGTCTGGCGGATGACCGATTTAGAAGCGCTGGATTATATCCTGGAGCAGCTGTTCGCCGCCAGCACTCTGGAAGAAGCTCGGGTCATCATCAATAACGGAGTTGGAGAGCGATAA